A window from Primulina huaijiensis isolate GDHJ02 chromosome 13, ASM1229523v2, whole genome shotgun sequence encodes these proteins:
- the LOC140991842 gene encoding probable glycosyltransferase At5g03795 — MEGGCKRRVCSWWKTSSSSTRLLCFLLPLMVVFGVVGLMGSQSSSYNHPWVRSSLFPVYINHGAGSVKQRTPPPGDGGAAFELWRTVADGGEKEKALSADYNLNRSAAPPLAVVATRMTHVEEVVENSIISKNRSYGIPSSNETLILSLNPIIERKFSSLETLEARLQRARASIREANNGNGTYDTDYIPNGPIYWNPVAFHRSYLEMEKQFKVYVYGEGEQPIFHNGPCGSIYSMEGNFIYKMETTKFRTREPENAHVFFLPFSVASIVHFIYNKSPKDHWLPMKQTVKDYVYLVSKKYPYWNRSLGADHFMLACHDWGPELSKSVPWLFNNSIRALCNANMSEGFQPSKDVSIPEINLPGRHTNGLIGGPSPSKRPILVFFAGGLHGPIRPILLQHWENKDQDVQVHKYLPKDVSYLAMMRKSRYCICPSGYEVASPRMVEALYTGCVPVLIKDNYIPPFSDVLNWKSFSVEISVTEIPNLKQILTGISTRQYIRLQRRGVLARRHFEVNLHPKRYDVFHMTLHSIWLRRLNIRLHGIEDS; from the exons ATGGAGGGAGGGTGTAAGAGGAGAGTGTGTTCATGGTGGAAAACATCGTCGTCTTCGACGAGGCTTCTGTGTTTTTTGCTTCCGTTAATGGTGGTTTTCGGGGTGGTGGGTTTGATGGGTTCGCAGTCTTCCAGCTACAATCATCCTTGGGTACGGAGTTCTCTTTTTCCTGTTTATATTAATCATGGAGCGGGGAGTGTTAAGCAAAGGACTCCACCGCCGGGAGACGGCGGCGCGGCTTTTGAGTTGTGGAGGACGGTGGCGGATGGGGGAGAAAAAGAGAAGGCACTTTCGGCGGACTACAATCTCAACCGCTCCGCGGCACCGCCGCTTGCCGTTGTAGCTACAAGGATGACACAT GTAGAGGAGGTGGTAGAGAATTCTATAATCTCTAAAAATAGATCTTATGGTATTCCTTCATCAAATGAGACTCTTATCCTTTCATTGAATCCCATAATCGAAAGAAAGTTCAGCAGTTTAGAAACTCTTGAAGCCCGACTCCAACGAGCTAGAGCCTCAATTCGAGAGGCGAATAATGGGAATGGAACATATGACACAGATTATATCCCAAACGGTCCAATCTATTGGAATCCCGTGGCTTTTCATCG GAGCTATTTGGAGATGGAAAAGCAGTTCAAAGTGTATGTCTATGGAGAAGGAGAGCAACCTATTTTCCACAATGGTCCTTGTGGTAGCATTTATTCCATGGAGGGAAACTTCATATATAAGATGGAAACTACAAAATTTCGGACAAGGGAACCTGAAAATGCGCATGTTTTCTTCCTCCCGTTCAGCGTGGCATCCATAGTCCacttcatatataataaatctcCAAAAGATCATTGGTTGCCAATGAAACAGACCGTGAAAGACTATGTCTATCTTGTCTCTAAGAAATATCCATATTGGAATCGAAGCCTTGGAGCCGATCATTTCATGCTGGCTTGCCACGATTGG GGGCCCGAGCTTTCTAAATCGGTTCCCTGGCTATTTAACAACTCAATTAGAGCATTATGCAATGCAAACATGTCAGAAGGATTTCAACCCTCGAAAGACGTCTCCATACCAGAGATAAATCTACCTGGTCGTCATACCAATGGCTTGATCGGTGGTCCATCCCCCTCGAAACGACCGATCCTTGTTTTCTTTGCCGGTGGACTTCATGGTCCCATTAGGCCGATTCTTCTCCAACATTGGGAAAACAAAGATCAAGACGTGCAAGTTCACAAGTACCTCCCGAAGGATGTCTCTTACTTAGCCATGATGAGGAAAAGCAGGTATTGCATTTGCCCGAGCGGGTATGAAGTCGCAAGCCCAAGAATGGTCGAAGCCCTTTACACCGGTTGCGTACCCGTGCTCATCAAAGATAACTACATTCCCCCTTTTAGCGATGTCTTGAACTGGAAGTCGTTTTCTGTCGAAATTTCGGTTACAGAGATCCCTAATCTTAAACAAATTTTGACTGGGATCTCTACGAGACAATACATCAGACTGCAGAGACGGGGTGTGCTGGCAAGACGACATTTTGAGGTGAATTTGCATCCGAAGAGGTACGATGTGTTCCATATGACACTTCATTCGATTTGGCTAAGAAGGCTTAATATTAGGCTTCATGGGATCGAGGATTCATGA